The following nucleotide sequence is from Diospyros lotus cultivar Yz01 chromosome 3, ASM1463336v1, whole genome shotgun sequence.
AATGGAATATTGGGCTTTTCAAATGCAAAACGAGCTACCACATTGGGCTTGGGCTTTTCTGATTCAGACCATGATCCAAACAAAGGCCCAGCTAGAAAGCCTATTTGCAAATTTGAGCCCAATTTCAACAACTATATatttcccttttttttgctttctactTTCCCATTTCAACAacttccaaatccaaatccaaatccaagcACGGCGTTAAAATCTCCTCCCTCTTTGCTTAAAATCCCCACTTAGCGCTTCACGTCGTCTCCGTGCGGCAGTGGCCTTCAGCTCCCCAAAACCTCCGAAAACCCTCGCCATCACAGCCGTCCACGGCGGCGCAACCATTGCTCCATCCGTCGAACGCACCGAAGCGCGAGCTCTGCAATGGCGGCGACGGCAGCCTCGGACGCCAACGACGGACCAGTCCTCAGCTTAATCAACAAGCGCCTCCGAGCCCTGCGCAAGAAGTACAATCGCATCCTCCAAATGGAAGACTCCGTCGCCCAAGGCAAGCCCCTTAACAAGGAGCAGGAGGAGGTCCTCCGCTCCAAACCCTCTCTCTCAGCCGCCATCGACGAGCTCGAGAAACTCCACCAGCCCCTCTCCGCCGCCGTCGAGGACGAGATCTCCCTTGCCGTGCAGCGCCACCAATCTTCGACTATGAATTTCCACGACGACAAGACAAATTCGGCCGAGGTTGACGACAAAATGATCGAGGATGTCCTGAACGTGCTCTACTTCGGGACCATGTTCGACGTGAAGAGCCAGAACGATTTCACTTCGATAATGCTGACCCGCACGCACGAGAGGGGGTGTTGCTTGACCTATGACTATGTTACTGACGACGAATCGGCTGATTTACTTGGCGAGAGGGACTTGGATTTCATCTCCAAGTTGGGGGGCTTCTTGATTTCTCGGCGGGTAGATTCGAGCCTCTCGCACAAGAACGCGTTGCAACGGTGTATCGAGCACGCGAAACTGTGGCTCACCAACTCGGAGCAGCCAATTGATTCAGATTCGAACATTACTTGTATGTTTGGtttcttattttattcttcaggttatgcatttgttttatttttgtttctctccGTTGTGAGTTTGATTCGTGATCTGTAGATGCTGCGTTGCGAGCGAAGCTCAATAAGATTATGGCTTCGGACTATTTCACTACGACGCCCGAGATGAAAGCTACGGTTGAAATGGCGGCAGCTGCTGGTGGCAATTATACCTCTTTTCATGTTCCAGTTCATAGTTCCGTGGTGCCAGTGAGTGAGCCGATTGAGCGTTTGGATGTTCAATATGAGCAGAAGGTAAAACTTGCAAATTAGggtaattaagtttttttaatttaattttgttatgatCAGATTTAGTGTTGTCGCGTTAGATTGATTGCTTTCATTTTGTGGATTGTAATATTTCTATCTCATTTGGTCAATTAGATACTCAGAAATGAAATTTAGAATGTAGATTATCTTACTCTTAATATCTGGTGGATACATTTCCTTTTGGAGTTGAATGGTTTCACACTATTAACTGCCTACTTCTGAAgaatttgcatgcatttgcaaAAGTTGATGTAAAGAAAAATGTTGTAAAACCATGTTCCTTCTGTGCTGTTAACGGTTCTTTTGTGGCAGTAAGATAATCTTGTTGATGTCATGCTTATATTGCAGTCAAAGAGTCAAAAGTAACTAAAGGACCTTGCAAGACATGGTTATGTTGTTAATATTGTTCAATTTAAATTCATTTGTAGCTAGACTATCCCCCAGGGGTTGTTGCAGCTGATTGGAGGGTTGTTCCCCACATTACCCACATAAGTTGAATTCTCCTtgactaagaaaaaaaattgttattagGGTTATGCTGTGGAACTATAGATATGATGTGATTTTCAAATTGGTGTAAATTCCAACAGATTTTTATACATTTGAAGTAGACTAGTTTATTCGATCAAGTTTTGAGGGTTTTCTATTTGTTATCGCTGCTTTTCTCGTCATTTTGACCAGCATGATGATTAATTTGCTTCCTGTAAATTTAACTTGAGACACCTTATGGTTGAATTAAGGTTAGCTGTGTAGAATGTTGTAGAGGCAAGAAAAGTGTGTATCTATATTTTTCGTAAAGAATCAGAAATTTGTTATAGGTGCATGTATGTATGCTATGCATGAGTAGCTATTGTTGCTATTTTATTTGGTTTTCTTGGTCTGGTTCCTTTTTCCCAATGGGATTAAGACTCGTGAGTTGTTGCTGATCTGGTCAATTTATCTTACTAGAAGCCATGGAAGGTTGTTGATGGAATTTGAGAATTTTGAGGATTGAGATGGAAGTGACAGGTAGGAAATCTGTCCACCTCCTTTCTTCCTTCCACCCATCCCctcaaaaaggaagaaatagaaaaaaaaattaataataataataaaatgcaatgcataggTCTATCATTACTTATCAtatgaggtttttttttttttttttttggggggggggtcaGTAAATAAGATCTTTCAACAACACATCAAATCTTAATCCCACTCGGTAGGGTCAGCTAAGAAATAAGTTCCTaccaagaaaaagaagaatgtatCAAGGGGATAACCATGTAACTTATTTCCAGGTCAGTATTGCTGTTACTACATTTGGTTTTTCTTTCCCCCTATCATTTGTTTATTCTTCTGTTTACCCTTGGTTCCTCATGTCATTATACATACACATATCTTAATACTAACTTAAAAAGGTTTAAGGATGCCCCATCTGCATCCGTGCTGACACCAAAGCCTCTGTAACATAGGTTTTACTAATAAAACCAATGAACTATGTAACCTTTAAAGTAGTTAGctagttatttatttacttgTAACTTACAATTCTTACTGAATAGTTGTTTTCCAC
It contains:
- the LOC127798065 gene encoding uncharacterized protein LOC127798065 — protein: MAATAASDANDGPVLSLINKRLRALRKKYNRILQMEDSVAQGKPLNKEQEEVLRSKPSLSAAIDELEKLHQPLSAAVEDEISLAVQRHQSSTMNFHDDKTNSAEVDDKMIEDVLNVLYFGTMFDVKSQNDFTSIMLTRTHERGCCLTYDYVTDDESADLLGERDLDFISKLGGFLISRRVDSSLSHKNALQRCIEHAKLWLTNSEQPIDSDSNITYAALRAKLNKIMASDYFTTTPEMKATVEMAAAAGGNYTSFHVPVHSSVVPVSEPIERLDVQYEQKAEDTADVRGNEEIYNDQSSPVEEPHEGEFPMENPRKDQAQPEGDKPQQGPRDVESEEQQHYIPRRNYPNHRGGRGRFGGGRRGYPNGRGGRGSSWGGGGYQNGPNQYYDQSRNYNPRSYYYNNSRGRGGRGGGGGNNQHHYHNSGAEASHSPVRS